In the Paludisphaera rhizosphaerae genome, one interval contains:
- a CDS encoding FliM/FliN family flagellar motor switch protein, translating into MSVDSPPPVDVWEGLPRLSRKGLELERRAGAWLESSAVQAAFAWLDHDGLNVTFDRPEVEFRGSGLARPGLVAQLRWPRLRTRLAIGVEVPIVHAVVDRLLGFDRPFEEARLQTTPVEWGVWTYLVVRSVEEIAAAGASPFHLGGRPEEDAFDVSIDRVGPSAFEIEGLGEITTIRWAVNVGGVAGTVRLWLPSSLSSYWIDSEPAPKPRRPITPAVVETASEWRAVAGSSLMSRGLASLRVGGVLPLSGSPLTGTPEAPEGDLWLTTAGVGANYRIAVRIEPATSGRRVRVVGSLEHIPSPPGDVEMSVEPPRAAVPVVDPLDAPVTLTIELGRLTVPLSRLADLKAGEVLELNRHSREPVEISSNGRIVARGDLVLIGDELGVRVTSVFL; encoded by the coding sequence ATGAGCGTTGACTCTCCCCCGCCAGTCGATGTGTGGGAGGGCCTTCCTCGCCTCTCGCGAAAAGGCCTGGAACTGGAACGTCGCGCGGGGGCCTGGTTGGAGAGTTCAGCGGTTCAGGCAGCCTTCGCCTGGTTGGACCACGACGGTCTCAACGTGACCTTCGATCGACCAGAGGTCGAATTCCGTGGATCAGGACTGGCAAGGCCTGGCCTTGTGGCTCAACTTCGATGGCCCAGGCTCCGCACGAGACTGGCGATCGGGGTTGAAGTGCCGATCGTCCATGCGGTCGTCGACCGCCTGCTGGGGTTCGACAGACCGTTCGAGGAAGCACGACTCCAGACAACTCCCGTTGAGTGGGGCGTCTGGACGTATCTCGTCGTTCGGTCGGTCGAGGAGATCGCCGCTGCGGGCGCCAGCCCTTTCCATCTCGGCGGCCGCCCCGAGGAAGACGCTTTCGACGTTTCGATCGACCGCGTCGGCCCAAGCGCCTTCGAGATCGAGGGGCTCGGCGAGATCACCACGATCCGCTGGGCCGTGAACGTGGGAGGCGTGGCTGGTACAGTCAGGCTCTGGCTGCCGTCCTCGCTGTCATCCTACTGGATCGATTCAGAACCCGCGCCGAAACCCCGGCGTCCGATCACTCCAGCCGTGGTAGAAACAGCGTCGGAATGGCGGGCCGTCGCCGGTTCGTCCTTGATGTCTCGAGGTCTGGCCAGTCTTCGTGTCGGGGGCGTGCTACCGCTTTCCGGCTCGCCGTTGACGGGTACTCCCGAGGCCCCCGAGGGAGATCTCTGGCTCACGACGGCAGGCGTCGGGGCCAATTATCGCATCGCCGTTCGGATCGAGCCCGCGACCTCGGGCCGCCGCGTCCGAGTCGTCGGATCGCTGGAACACATCCCCTCCCCACCTGGAGACGTCGAGATGAGCGTCGAGCCCCCTCGCGCTGCCGTCCCCGTCGTCGATCCGCTCGACGCCCCCGTGACGCTAACGATTGAACTGGGACGTCTGACGGTTCCTCTGAGTCGTCTCGCCGACCTCAAAGCTGGCGAGGTTCTGGAACTGAACCGCCACAGCCGCGAACCTGTGGAGATCTCCTCGAACGGTCGGATCGTCGCCCGAGGCGATCTCGTTCTGATCGGCGATGAGTTGGGGGTCCGCGTCACCAGCGTCTTCCTCTGA